In the genome of Pseudanabaena mucicola str. Chao 1806, the window CCATGCGATCTGGGATCCTCATTTTGGCAAGGCAGCAGTTGAAGCATTTACACAAACCGATGCTGCTGGTCCGGTAAATATTGCTCTTTCTGGCGTTTATCAATGGTGGTACACCATTGGTATACGCACCAACCAAGAACTATTCGGCGGCGCAATTTGGCTTTTGATTCTTTCTTCCCTCCTGCTATTTGCAGGTTGGTTACACTTACAGCCTAACTTCCGTCCTAGCCTCTCTTGGTTCAAGAATGCTGAATCCCGCCTCAACCACCACTTGACAGGTTTGTTTGGTGTCAGCTCCTTGGCTTGGACTGGTCACTTGGTTCACGTTGCGATTCCTGAAGCTCGCGGTGTCCATGTAGGTTGGGAAAACTTCTTGAGCGTACCTCCTCACCCAGCAGGGCTTGCTCCTTTCTTCACTGGTAACTGGGGTGTATATGCTCAGAATCCTGATACTGCAGGTCATCTGTTTGGTACTGCTCAGGGTGCTGGTACTGCAATTCTTACCTTCCTCGGTGGCTTCCATCCTCAAACTGAAGCTCTTTGGTTGACTGACATTGCTCACCACCACCTCGCGATCGCAGTACTATTCATCATCGCTGGTCACATGTACCGCACCAACTTTGGGATCGGTCACAGCATCAAGGAAATCTTGGCTGCCCACAATCCTCCTAAGGGTACTCCTTTCGGTGGCTTGCTCGGCGAAGGTCACAAGGGTTTGTATGACACTGTTAACAACTCCTTGCACTTCCAACTCGGCTTGGCTCTTGCTTCCCTTGGTGTAGTCACCTCCTTGGTCGCTCAGCACATGTACTCGATGCCTTCCTATGCGTTCATCGCTAAGGACTTCACCACTCAAGCTGCTCTATATACCCATCACCAATATATTGCTGGTTTCTTGATGGTTGGTGCGTTTGCTCACGGTGCGATCTTCTTCGTTCGTGACTACGATCCTGAAGCTAACAAGAACAACGTGCTTGCCCGTATGCTTGAGCATAAGGAAGCAATCATCTCTCACCTTAGCTGGGTATCTCTCTTCTTAGGTTTTCACACCCTTGGTATCTACGTTCACAACGACGTAATGCAAGCGTTTGGTACTCCTGAAAAGCAAATCTTGATCGAGCCTGTATTCGCACAATGGATTCAAGCTGCTCACGGTAAAGCTTTATACGGCTTTGATGTATTGCTATCTAATGCTGGCAGTATTCCTACTAACACTGGTGCTGCTTACCTTCCTGGTTGGTTGGCTGGTATTAACTCTGGTGACAACTCCTTGTTCCTCACCATTGGACCTGGCGACTTCTTAGTTCACCATGCGATCGCTTTAGGTCTACACACCACTACCTTAATCTTGGTTAAGGGCGCGTTGGATGCTCGTGGATCTAAGCTCATGCCAGACAAGAAAGACTTCGGCTACAGCTTCCCTTGCGACGGTCCTGGTCGTGGCGGTACTTGCGATATCTCTGCATGGGATTCCTTCTACCTCGCTATGTTCTGGATGTTGAACACCATTGGTTGGACAACCTTCTACTGGCATTGGAAACACCTCGGTGTATGGCAAGGTAACGTTGCTCAGTTCAACGAATCCTCTGTCACCATCATGGGTTGGCTCCGTGACTACCTATGGCTCAACTCTGCTCAGTTGATCAACGGCTACAACCCCTATGGCATGAACAATATCTCTGTTTGGGCTTGGATGTTCCTCTTCGGACACCTAGTTTGGGCAACTGGATTCATGTTCTTGATCTCTTGGCGTGGTTACTGGCAAGAATTGATCGAAACCCTTGTATGGGCGCACCAACGCACTCCTCTTGCAAGTTTGGTTCAGTGGAAAGACAAGCCTGTGGCTCTCTCCATCGTTCAAGCTCGTTTGGTTGGCTTGGCTCACTTCACGATTGGCTACATCGTCACCTATGCAGCCTTCCTGATTGCGTCTACATCAACGGCTTTCGGTTAATCTAGCTTGCTAGTTAATTAAATAACAAAAATCCCTCACATTGCTGTGAGGGATTTTTTATTTATTGAGCGCCATATTGCTTCACCTGTTGAGGCTGTAGTGGTTGGCTATACTGTAGATAATCGCAATCAAGTTTAGTTGAGCGTGAAGCCGAGTGTGTTGCAAAAGTCTTTGGTTAATTTGAGAGTGCCAGTTGTTAGTCAAGCATAGATAAATAGAGGATTTTGAAAAAATGCAACTTTTTACTGTTGGTCATTCAAATCACAGCATCAAGACTTTTATTGAGCTTTTACAAAGGCATGAGATTACGGCTTTAGCTGATGTCCGATCGCGTCCCTATAGTCGTTATTTAACGCATTTTTGCCAAGCACAGTTAAAGGATTATTTAGAATCTGAAAAAATGCGTTATGTGTTTTTAGGACAAGAGTTAGGCGCAAGACCCGAAGATCAAAGTTGCTATGTTGATGGTAAAGCTCTATATGAGAGAATTGCAGCAACTGATTTGTTTACGGAGGGGATTAGGCGAATCTTAAAAGGCATAAAAAGTCGTCACAGAATTGCGTTGATGTGTGCTGAGAAAGATCCTCTTACTTGTCACCGAGCAATTTTAGTGTGTAAAAATCTCAAGGAATATGATCTGGATATTCAGCATATTAAAAGTAATGGCGATCTAGAATCTCATGGAGAATTAGAAGATAGGATGTTGGCTAAGCATGGATTCAAACAATTTGCAAAACCAATAGAAATTAGTCAACTTTCACTGTTTGATGCTTTA includes:
- the psaB gene encoding photosystem I core protein PsaB; protein product: MATKFPKFSQALAQDPSTRRIWYAIATANDFESHDGVTEESLYQKIFASHFGHLAIIFLWTSGNLFHVAWQGNFEQWIKNPLTTRPIAHAIWDPHFGKAAVEAFTQTDAAGPVNIALSGVYQWWYTIGIRTNQELFGGAIWLLILSSLLLFAGWLHLQPNFRPSLSWFKNAESRLNHHLTGLFGVSSLAWTGHLVHVAIPEARGVHVGWENFLSVPPHPAGLAPFFTGNWGVYAQNPDTAGHLFGTAQGAGTAILTFLGGFHPQTEALWLTDIAHHHLAIAVLFIIAGHMYRTNFGIGHSIKEILAAHNPPKGTPFGGLLGEGHKGLYDTVNNSLHFQLGLALASLGVVTSLVAQHMYSMPSYAFIAKDFTTQAALYTHHQYIAGFLMVGAFAHGAIFFVRDYDPEANKNNVLARMLEHKEAIISHLSWVSLFLGFHTLGIYVHNDVMQAFGTPEKQILIEPVFAQWIQAAHGKALYGFDVLLSNAGSIPTNTGAAYLPGWLAGINSGDNSLFLTIGPGDFLVHHAIALGLHTTTLILVKGALDARGSKLMPDKKDFGYSFPCDGPGRGGTCDISAWDSFYLAMFWMLNTIGWTTFYWHWKHLGVWQGNVAQFNESSVTIMGWLRDYLWLNSAQLINGYNPYGMNNISVWAWMFLFGHLVWATGFMFLISWRGYWQELIETLVWAHQRTPLASLVQWKDKPVALSIVQARLVGLAHFTIGYIVTYAAFLIASTSTAFG
- a CDS encoding DUF488 domain-containing protein, whose translation is MQLFTVGHSNHSIKTFIELLQRHEITALADVRSRPYSRYLTHFCQAQLKDYLESEKMRYVFLGQELGARPEDQSCYVDGKALYERIAATDLFTEGIRRILKGIKSRHRIALMCAEKDPLTCHRAILVCKNLKEYDLDIQHIKSNGDLESHGELEDRMLAKHGFKQFAKPIEISQLSLFDALSLVQEVEELDRESCLIEAYKKQGDEIAYVETKGEVYA